The genomic region ACCCAGGGCGGATACAGCCAGGCCATCGTCGTCGACGAGAACTATGTGCTGCGCATCCCCGACGCCATTCCGCTGGACAAGGCCGCACCTCTGCTGTGTGCCGGCATCACCACCTACTCACCGCTGCGGCACTGGAATGCGGGCCCGGGCAAGCGTGTCGCCGTCATCGGACTGGGCGGCCTCGGCCACCTCGCCGTGAAGCTGGCCGTCGCGATGGGCGCAGAGGTCGCCGTGCTGAGCCAGTCGCTCAAGAAGATGGAGGACGGGCTGCGGCTCGGCGCAGGCGAGTACTACGCCACGAGCGACCCCGATACCTTCAAGAAGCTGCGGGGCAGCTTCGACCTGATCATCAACACGGTGTCGGCGAACCTCGACATGGCCGCCTACCTCGGGCTACTGAACCTCGACGGCACGCTGGTCGAACTCGGCATGCCCGAGAACCCGATGCCGATCCCGGCCGGGGCACTGATCTTCGGGCGCAAGAGCATCTCTGGCTCGTTGATCGGCGGCATTCGCGAGACCCAGGAGATGCTGGACTTCTGCGCCGAACACGACGTGACCCCCGACATCGAGGTCATCGAGGCGTCCTACGTCAACGAGGCCTACGAGCGGATGCTCGCGAGCGACGTGCGGTACCGCTTCGTCATCGACAACTCGACGCTGTAGTCGATCCCGATCTCACGCGGGCGGGGTCCCCTCGGGGGCCTCGCCCGTTTTCGTGTCGCCCGTTTTCGTGTCTGCAGCAGACGTCTCCGCGGCAGCCGGGGCGGTGTCTTCCTCTGCCGCCTCGAAACCCTCCACCGACCATCCCGCCGCGGCGAGCTTGGCCGCCACCCGCTCGACGTTCTCCGGGCCTGCGTCGTGCTGGGTCACCTCGGAGATGAAGGTCTCGATCTCATCGGTGTTGATCGCGCCGTCCACGATCGCGGGCGAGTCCGCGGCGGTGATGTTGCGGATGACCTCTCTGACCTGCTCCTCGGTCAGTGGCGTGGCCCGCAGCAGCGCCAGCAGCGGCACACGGTCGGGTCCCGGCACTCCCTCGGGGTAGCCGGCGCGCAGCCAGTCGATGACGGACGCGAAGAGCGTCTTGGCGTTCATCCGACCAGTGTGGCGGCACGGTATCGGGCACGCCAGCACGACCCGGCCTCACGGTCGAATTCGAGACCTCAGCCGGCCTCATCCACCGAGGGAGTTACCGCCATCGATCACCAGGGTGGTGCCGGTGACGTATGAGGCACCCGGTGCAGCGAGGAAGGCGACACCGGCAGCGACCTCGGCCGCCGTCGCCGACCGGCCTATCGGAGTCGCGTTGCCCGCCTCGACCTCGGAGGGATACTGGGCAGCCGTGGCGATCCAGCCGGGTATCACGAGGTTGATCGTCACCCCGTCCTTGGCGAAGTCGACGGCGACAGACCGCGTCATCCCCAACATTGCGGCCTTGGCGGTGTGATATCCGACATCACCGGTGTAGGCGGTGAGCACCCCGGCGGTCGAGCCCACGTTGATGATCCGGCCGTAACCACGTTCGGCCATCCCGGGCAGCGCCGCCCGGGTGACGAAGAAGGCACTGTCCAGGTTGCGTCGCAGCGCGAGCGCCCACTCGTCGTCGGTCATGACGGTGACGAGGTTGGGCCGTTCGGGGATGTTGACTGACGCCAGCCCGGCGTTGTTGACCACGATGTCGACCTTGCCGAAGGCCGCCTCGGTGGCCGCCACCAGTCCTCGCGCGGCATCGGGGTCCATCAGGTCGGCGATATGGGCTGTCGCGGCGATGCCCTCGGCGCGCAACTCGTCGGCGCGTTCGGATGCACGGCCGGTGGTCCCGGTGACCATCACTGACGCACCCAGCTGACCCAACAGTCGGGCTGAGGCGAACCCGATACCGCGCTCGCTGCTCGATCCGGTGACGAGTGCCACCTGACCGGTCAGATCGAACGCTGCGGGCAGCACTGGAGACATTGTGTTTCTTCCGTTCGCATTTGAGCCCTCAGCCGATTGCGGAGGTGCTCCTCGCGAACAGATTAGGGCGCAGTGGTGTGCGTTTCCAGGAGCGGGGACCGATTACAACGAAAGCGCCTGGGCCACTTCTGATCCGGTGACTCTAGAAGTCCCAGTCCTCGTCCTCGGTGACGACGGCCTTGCCGATCACATACGACGACCCGGAGCCGGAGAAGAAATCGTGATTCTCGTCGGCGTTGGGGCTCAGCGCCGACAGGATGGCGGGGTTGACGTCGGTCTCGTCGCGCGGGAACAGTGCCTCGTAGCCGAGGTTCATCAGCGCCTTATTGGCGTTGTAGCGCAGGAACTTCTTGACGTCCTCGGTGAGGCCGACCTCGTCGTAGAGATCCTGGGTGTACTCGGTCTCGTTCTCGTACAGCTCGAACAGCAGCTCGTAGGTGTACTCCTTGAGTTCGGCCTTGCGGGCCTCACTCTCGAGCGCCAGACCCTTCTGGAACTTGTAGCCGATGTAGTAACCGTGCACGGCCTCGTCACGAATGATCAGCCGGATCATGTCGGCGGTGTTGGTCAGCTTGGCGCGGCTGCTCCAGTACATCGGCAGGTAGAAGCCCGAGTAGAACAGGAAGCTCTCCAGCAGCGTGCTGGCCACCTTGCGCTTGAGCGGGTCATCGCCCTTGTAGAAGTTCATGACGATCTGCGCCTTGCGCTGCAGGTTCGGATTCTCCTCCGACCAGCGGAACGCCTCGTCGATCTCGGACGTCGAGCACAGCGTGGAGAAGATGTTGCTGTAGCTCTTGGCGTGGACCGACTCCATGAACGCGATGTTGGTGTACACCGCCTCCTCGTGAGGTGTGAGCGCGTCCGGGATCAGACTGACGGCGCCGACGGTGCCCTGGATGGTGTCGAGCAGCGTCAGACCGGTGAAGACCCGCATCGTGAGCTGCTTCTCGTTGGCGTTGAGCGTGCCCCAGGACGGGATGTCGTTGGACACCGGCACCTTCTCCGGCAACCAGAAGTTGCCCGTGAGGCGCTCCCACACCTCGGCGTCCTTCTCGTCCTGCAGGCGATTCCAGTTGATGGCCGAGACCCGGTCGACCAGCTTCATTCCATCGGACACGCCGAACCTCATTTCACCTGCGAAAGTCTGTTTGCCGGAGCGGCATTGATGACACTACCCCTGGTGTCCCCCATCGAACGCCAGCACAACCACTGGTGTTGGCGTGTCGTGGAGTGTCATCGTAGAACGTCATATTCCGACCTTCGAAATCGTCGTGTCGACAGCCAGTACTGCCAGGTCATTCCGCTCCACAGGGTGCGGTTGACACCGTGCTCGTCGAGGTACCAGCTGCGGCATCCGCCGGTGTTCCACACCGTGTCCGCAAGTTCATCCTGCAAGCCGCGATTGAACTCGTCCTGCGCGGCCCTGCTCGGCGCCAGCGCCTTCGCCCTGGCCCTGTCGACCGCGGCGATCGCCTTGGCGACGTAGCGGATCTGCGACTCGATCATGAACACCACCGAGTTGTGGCCGAGCGCGGTGTTGGGGCCCAGGAGGAAGAAGAGGTTGGGCATGCCAGCCACGGCGATGCCGCGGTGCGCCTGGATGCCCTCGCGGCTCCAGCGGTCCACCAGATCCTCACCGCCTGCGCCCTTGATGTCGACGTAGGTGTAGGAGTCGGTGACGTGGAACCCGGTCGCGAAGACCACCACGTCCACCGGGTGTTCGACGCCGTCGGCGGTCACGATGCCGGTGGGTGTCATCCGCGCGATGCCGTCGGTGATGACCTTGGTCCTGGGATCGGCGATAGCGCGGTAGTAGGTGTTGGAGTTGAGGATTCGTTTGCACCCCGCGCGGTAGTTCGGGGTGAGCTTGCGACGCAGTTCGCGGTCCTTCACGCTGTGCCGAATGTTCCACGTGCCCAGCAGGTCGCCGATCTTGAGCAGTCGGGGCTGCTTGGTCATCGCGAAGCCGACCGCCTCGTGCAGCCAGTAGATCCCGGCCCGCATCAGTGCTCGGGTGCCCGGCACGTTGCTGAACATATCGCGCATCCACTCCGGGAAGGCGTTGTTGACGCGCGGCATCACCCAGGGCGGAGTCCGTTGGTAGACCTGCAGTTCCGTGACGTCGCCGACGATCTCCGGGACGATCTGGATGGCGCTGGCACCGGTTCCGATGACCGCCACGCGCCTGCCGGTGATGTCGACGGAGTGGTCCCACTGGGCGGAGTGGAACGTCGCGCCCTCGAAGGTGTCGATGCCCTCGATATCGGGAATCGACGGGATGTGCAGGCCACCGGCCCCCGAGATCAGAAACTGCGCAACGTACTCCTGGCCGGTGGTGGTGAAGACGTGCCA from Mycolicibacterium sp. YH-1 harbors:
- a CDS encoding DUF3349 domain-containing protein; this encodes MNAKTLFASVIDWLRAGYPEGVPGPDRVPLLALLRATPLTEEQVREVIRNITAADSPAIVDGAINTDEIETFISEVTQHDAGPENVERVAAKLAAAGWSVEGFEAAEEDTAPAAAETSAADTKTGDTKTGEAPEGTPPA
- a CDS encoding SDR family NAD(P)-dependent oxidoreductase, with the translated sequence MLPAAFDLTGQVALVTGSSSERGIGFASARLLGQLGASVMVTGTTGRASERADELRAEGIAATAHIADLMDPDAARGLVAATEAAFGKVDIVVNNAGLASVNIPERPNLVTVMTDDEWALALRRNLDSAFFVTRAALPGMAERGYGRIINVGSTAGVLTAYTGDVGYHTAKAAMLGMTRSVAVDFAKDGVTINLVIPGWIATAAQYPSEVEAGNATPIGRSATAAEVAAGVAFLAAPGASYVTGTTLVIDGGNSLGG
- a CDS encoding NAD(P)/FAD-dependent oxidoreductase → MTIAEQADDAVLHSAPVRTRALIIGSGFSGLGMAIALQRQGVDFLILEKADEIGGTWRDNTYPGCACDIPSHMYSFSFEPKPDWRHMWSYQPEIFDYLKGVADKYGLRRHVRFGSCVDRAHWDDEEKCWHVFTTTGQEYVAQFLISGAGGLHIPSIPDIEGIDTFEGATFHSAQWDHSVDITGRRVAVIGTGASAIQIVPEIVGDVTELQVYQRTPPWVMPRVNNAFPEWMRDMFSNVPGTRALMRAGIYWLHEAVGFAMTKQPRLLKIGDLLGTWNIRHSVKDRELRRKLTPNYRAGCKRILNSNTYYRAIADPRTKVITDGIARMTPTGIVTADGVEHPVDVVVFATGFHVTDSYTYVDIKGAGGEDLVDRWSREGIQAHRGIAVAGMPNLFFLLGPNTALGHNSVVFMIESQIRYVAKAIAAVDRARAKALAPSRAAQDEFNRGLQDELADTVWNTGGCRSWYLDEHGVNRTLWSGMTWQYWLSTRRFRRSEYDVLR
- a CDS encoding NAD(P)-dependent alcohol dehydrogenase; translated protein: MTTTVTAYAATSATEPLTKTTIERRDVGPHDVAFDIAFAGICHSDLHTVREEWGNVTFPLVPGHEIAGVVTEVGSEVTKYKVGDRVGVGCFVDSCRECDNCRAGEEQYCTKPGMVGTYNGKGRDGKPTQGGYSQAIVVDENYVLRIPDAIPLDKAAPLLCAGITTYSPLRHWNAGPGKRVAVIGLGGLGHLAVKLAVAMGAEVAVLSQSLKKMEDGLRLGAGEYYATSDPDTFKKLRGSFDLIINTVSANLDMAAYLGLLNLDGTLVELGMPENPMPIPAGALIFGRKSISGSLIGGIRETQEMLDFCAEHDVTPDIEVIEASYVNEAYERMLASDVRYRFVIDNSTL
- the nrdF gene encoding class 1b ribonucleoside-diphosphate reductase subunit beta, which translates into the protein MKLVDRVSAINWNRLQDEKDAEVWERLTGNFWLPEKVPVSNDIPSWGTLNANEKQLTMRVFTGLTLLDTIQGTVGAVSLIPDALTPHEEAVYTNIAFMESVHAKSYSNIFSTLCSTSEIDEAFRWSEENPNLQRKAQIVMNFYKGDDPLKRKVASTLLESFLFYSGFYLPMYWSSRAKLTNTADMIRLIIRDEAVHGYYIGYKFQKGLALESEARKAELKEYTYELLFELYENETEYTQDLYDEVGLTEDVKKFLRYNANKALMNLGYEALFPRDETDVNPAILSALSPNADENHDFFSGSGSSYVIGKAVVTEDEDWDF